The nucleotide window ATCCACCATATTTTCCCGTTTCGGTACAATCATGGGGTTGAAGCTGGCATCGCGGTCGCGTGGTACATGGATCTCAGACTCTCCAAAGCTTGTCCTGATTTTTTTCCTTCCATAACCATTCCGGGCATTACTATTAGCCGATTGGCCATGCTTCTCATAGCCAAGATGACCGTCCAGTTCTCCTTCCAACATCTTTTCAATGCCCCGCTTTTGAAGCTGGCCAAGAAAACTATTGAGCTCGTCGCGGCTCTTGAATTGTTTTAAAAAATCCTCTGTTAAAAAATCTTCTGGTCGCATAAAACTGTATGTATTTAAAAATAAAAAAATCGGAGTACTAATCCCCGATTTTTATCACTTACACAGTTTTTGAAATGGTGTCAGACAAAAAATGATAACGCCTCACTTTTAGCTAAATGCCGTTAAGTGGGGCTTATTATTTTCCTCGCTTACAATACTTCATAGGGCATCGTAAATTTCCGATAGCATAATTTAAAGTTTTTCATAACGCCTTTTTACCAATTCCTCAAATTGAGGCTGATAGCAAAACTCGAACCCGGTGTCTCCTTCGATAATCACATTAGGACAATCGAAATAAGTTTCCAGCAACCGGTTAACTTTTAAGCCTTCGGCCATTGCAAACGGAGCAGATTGGTTGCCGATAAATAATTTAGCGCCGGCAATAATTGAAGCCATCTGGAGAAAATCTTTTACAGGTAAATAGGTTAGGTTAGGAATGGATTGTTTTAATAGTCGGTATTCGTTTTCTACACCTAAAAAGTATACCTCCGGGTACTTTTTCAGAAAAGAGTAATCAATACCCGGTGCATTATAACGCTGACTACGGCAAATAACTATGCCATTTTTTGCTGTTGGGTCAATAGCAGGAACGTACAGCCACTGCTTACTCAAATCACTTCCTCCGGGATAATATAAGAAATGCCAACGTGATATATGACCTTTATGATGGTTCCACGGAAGCTTTCTAAAGATGTCAAGATCTATGTCAATATGTTGTTGTTGATAAGTATCGCAAGAATGAATAATCGGCTGTACGGTTAACAGTGGCTCAGCCATTTTATATATGCTGCTGTTAAGCATCACATTTCCTAACGGATGGGACCAATAAGATTCCTGCGTTATAGGCTGATCTAATGGTAAATAAAGACGTATTCCCTGCTCTCCGGATAAAGCTTTCATTGCTGGAATCGAATAGATCAGATCGCCGAGTTGACCGCTATGTTTTACATTAACAATTTTGCTAACGGGAAATTCCAAAAGCGGAGGAAGAACCTCTTTCGATCTTTTTACAAACTCTTCCCGACGATGATCATAGTCTTTAATAGCTCTATAGTTCCTGATAAATTGTTGTTTTTTTTGCTCGAATTCATTTCTTAATTCTTCATGGTATGCCAGTAACTCCTTATACTCTTTTTTCAGCTCTTTGTATTGTGCTTTTGACTTTGCCTTAAGTCTTAACTGTAGCTTTTTAAAAACATTCATAAATAGCAGTTAAAATATTAATGTTTTCTAAGAAGCTCTTCTTTAAACACCTCAAGATATTGCTTTCCATATTTTAAGTCTGGCTCTATGTAATTGCCTTCAGCCCATTCATTCCAGGATTTTATAAAGACAATTCTATGCCCGGGGCTTTTGTGTAATACCGAGTCAAAGACACTCCTGACATGTGTTCTGAAAAGCTCAGGGGTAGAGTTATGAAGTATCAGCCGCTTATTACCTGTACGTGGTGAATGATCCCAGTTTGGAATAAGAGATGGAAATACGTTCTCCTTTCGATCTTCTTCACCCGAAAAATATCTGGCTGCTTCAGCATAATCGTAAACATTTTTAAGCTTTAAACCTAATTTAACAGGAAGCTTTTTTAAAAAACTTCTTTTCATTTGTTGTAATGCAAACAAGCGAAGAATATTAACGCTATCATATCCTTTATTAAGTACATCCTGGATCTCTGGTGGATAAGCAGAGTGTGCAACAAAATGAAGCCCTTTAAGTCCGTTTTTGACCGCCATGTTTTGCCAAATATCTATAAACATAGCTGGATCTGGAATAGCCAACGGCTGAAAGATAAATACCAGGGGTTTACCATCTATCAAAATATAGCGTGGATCTTGAAAAGCTTCTAATAAAGTGTGAAAATGTTGTTCATAGTCCTGCACCCCCGGGTATGTTTGTTCCATTAAGGTGCCTTGCACGCCATGCCACACTCCGCTCCATGAGTCATTAGCCCATGCAAGGCAAAAAGGGAAATCAGGCTTTTTTGATTTCAATACACTGTTGAAGACGCCCTCCAGTAATTGTTTACCATTGCCAAACCAGTAATGCCAATAACAAAACCCTTCTATTCCATATTCACGAGCCATATCAGCTTGTGCCTCACGCGCTTCTGGTAGCCGTAGGTCATAATATCCTAAATCTGAAGGCACCCTGGGTTGGTAATGTCCGCGAAATAATGGTTTAGCTTTACCCACGTTGGTCCATTCTGTAAATCCGGTTCCCCACCATTTATTATTTTCCGGAATCGGATGAAATTGAGGAAGATAGTGTGCTATTGCGCGGATTGGTCTTATCATAATTAAAATAAACTGTAATAAATGCAAAGATATTTGCTGATTACAAATACAATAGTAAGTAATTGAAAATAATAGGAAAATAAGCTGTATCGAAGGCTTATTGGAGAATAATACTCCCTCATAGTACCTGTTAGGAAAAAATGGACCGGAGGTTTTTCTGATAACCTTTCTTTCTTAGACCTGGCAGATTCTGCCTAACCTTATTTAAGCCGTTATTGCTAGTGCTTTTTTTTCAACAACATGGTCCTTCCCATTTAAAGCAGTATTGAGGTCAAATATATGGTCCAACTGTTTGTAAACTTTCTTTTTTTCAAAATATGTTGTAAATGTTTTTCTGGATAATGTTCTAATACTGTCATAGTAACTGGGATTACTAAGAAGTTTCTTGATATGAATGGAGAATTCCTCAGGGGTGTCGCTTCTTAAACACCCGTTATCTGTTTTTATCGGTAATCCATCCAAGCCTCGCAAATTGCAAACAATGGGCAATCCATAAGACATAGCTTCTACCACTTTTACTTTTACTCCGGTACCCTCCAGCATTGGGCAGATAGATATTCTCGACCTCAGATAGTATTCCGACAAATCATTAATAAAAAGATGCTTTTCTACATTGGGAAACGAAGGGAAATGATTACAGATTAAGCCAACAACGCATATGGTAATAGCATCAGGAAGTAGTGGATATACATATTCAAAAAACCAAGAAATGGATTTTTTATTATTTTCGTTATCACTTCCAACATAAATGATATCGTATTTACTATCATTAAATTGATGCGAAAACTCGGTCATATTATCCTCATACAAAATGGGCACAAATTGATGGTTGCCTGGGACAAACTGACTAAAAAGATATTGCTCATCTGCAGATTGAGACCAAACTTCGTCAAAAAGAGACAAAAGCTCTATCTCTTTTTCAAATGTTTTTCCCAGTAAAAAATTCTTTCGGCTTTTATATTGGGCTGTCATAAAATCATGTGTATCATTTATGAGTTTT belongs to Niabella yanshanensis and includes:
- a CDS encoding OmpH family outer membrane protein gives rise to the protein MNVFKKLQLRLKAKSKAQYKELKKEYKELLAYHEELRNEFEQKKQQFIRNYRAIKDYDHRREEFVKRSKEVLPPLLEFPVSKIVNVKHSGQLGDLIYSIPAMKALSGEQGIRLYLPLDQPITQESYWSHPLGNVMLNSSIYKMAEPLLTVQPIIHSCDTYQQQHIDIDLDIFRKLPWNHHKGHISRWHFLYYPGGSDLSKQWLYVPAIDPTAKNGIVICRSQRYNAPGIDYSFLKKYPEVYFLGVENEYRLLKQSIPNLTYLPVKDFLQMASIIAGAKLFIGNQSAPFAMAEGLKVNRLLETYFDCPNVIIEGDTGFEFCYQPQFEELVKRRYEKL
- a CDS encoding glycosyltransferase WbsX family protein — encoded protein: MIRPIRAIAHYLPQFHPIPENNKWWGTGFTEWTNVGKAKPLFRGHYQPRVPSDLGYYDLRLPEAREAQADMAREYGIEGFCYWHYWFGNGKQLLEGVFNSVLKSKKPDFPFCLAWANDSWSGVWHGVQGTLMEQTYPGVQDYEQHFHTLLEAFQDPRYILIDGKPLVFIFQPLAIPDPAMFIDIWQNMAVKNGLKGLHFVAHSAYPPEIQDVLNKGYDSVNILRLFALQQMKRSFLKKLPVKLGLKLKNVYDYAEAARYFSGEEDRKENVFPSLIPNWDHSPRTGNKRLILHNSTPELFRTHVRSVFDSVLHKSPGHRIVFIKSWNEWAEGNYIEPDLKYGKQYLEVFKEELLRKH
- a CDS encoding glycosyltransferase; the encoded protein is MTVKKRILYFMPDPPTRKDQGNRIHVNQMLEYFQSRSHFMEVDYMAVKEWAAWNEQDTREFKINFPDIGLVLAHKKMSKSNKLKYLLRYKLPNKLRSFKKKYRKNLITDYTTIQIERDFNNQLQRKKYDIVIISYVIWARLIDNNPHLNGAKLINDTHDFMTAQYKSRKNFLLGKTFEKEIELLSLFDEVWSQSADEQYLFSQFVPGNHQFVPILYEDNMTEFSHQFNDSKYDIIYVGSDNENNKKSISWFFEYVYPLLPDAITICVVGLICNHFPSFPNVEKHLFINDLSEYYLRSRISICPMLEGTGVKVKVVEAMSYGLPIVCNLRGLDGLPIKTDNGCLRSDTPEEFSIHIKKLLSNPSYYDSIRTLSRKTFTTYFEKKKVYKQLDHIFDLNTALNGKDHVVEKKALAITA